The stretch of DNA AGCCAGAGTTTCGGCTGCTTTTAGCAAAATAGACAAAGCTGTTAAGCGCGGTGTGCTACATCCAAATAACGGTGCACGCAAGAAGTCTCGTCTTTCCAAGCTGCTAAAGCGCTGTACTGGCGATTATGCTTCGGGTAGGGCAGAGGCTGCTAGTTCGCCAACTGAAACAGCTACAGTTGCAGAAGATACAGTTGCAGGAGATACAGTCACCGAAGAGAATTCTGCTTAAGACTTCGGTTACAGTTCGATGAGCCATTTGGTTTCGATACTAGTCCGCTTGCATTGGAATTTATCCAGCCTGCACAGGTACGGGCATAACGTCTGACC from Cyanobacteriota bacterium encodes:
- the rpsT gene encoding 30S ribosomal protein S20; protein product: MANNKSAAKRVEIAERNRLRNKAYKSAVRTLTKRCVVAADNYIKAPTSEHMQEVQARVSAAFSKIDKAVKRGVLHPNNGARKKSRLSKLLKRCTGDYASGRAEAASSPTETATVAEDTVAGDTVTEENSA